Proteins found in one Mycoplasmopsis bovigenitalium genomic segment:
- a CDS encoding LLM class flavin-dependent oxidoreductase, giving the protein MKIELGISTFGETTILEKSKETFTHQQRIQQMIEEIKLADKVGLDIYAVGEHHREDFAVSSPEMILAAGAAVSKNIKLSSAVTVLSSNDPVRVYQNFAHVDAISNGRAEIMVGRGSFTESFPLFGYDLNDYDELFNEKLEMLIEIKKNEILNWKGKFTQSIDNKGIYPRALDMPIWVATGGNIESSIETAKKGLPIAYAIIGGNPLAFKKIIEFYRAVGQQFGHKIDDLKVGAHFWGYVNENKQKAQDDYFFPTKQLVDNVAKTRKSWKELDRDAYNNMISDQGAMIVGDVELVAEKIIKIIEELQLNRFLLHLPTGSMPHEDIMNAIKIYGEQVAPIVRNHFLNKK; this is encoded by the coding sequence GTGAAAATAGAATTAGGAATTTCAACATTCGGAGAGACAACCATTTTAGAAAAATCAAAAGAAACATTTACTCATCAGCAAAGAATTCAACAAATGATCGAAGAAATCAAACTTGCTGATAAAGTTGGTTTAGATATTTATGCTGTTGGTGAGCACCATAGAGAAGATTTTGCGGTTTCGAGTCCGGAAATGATACTTGCGGCGGGGGCTGCGGTGAGCAAAAATATCAAACTTTCAAGCGCAGTAACTGTTCTTTCGTCAAATGACCCTGTTAGGGTTTATCAAAATTTTGCTCACGTAGATGCTATTTCAAATGGTAGAGCAGAAATAATGGTTGGAAGAGGTTCTTTTACAGAATCATTCCCACTTTTTGGTTATGATTTGAATGATTACGATGAACTTTTCAATGAAAAACTTGAAATGCTAATCGAAATTAAGAAAAATGAGATTTTAAATTGAAAAGGCAAATTTACGCAAAGTATTGACAATAAGGGTATATATCCAAGAGCATTAGATATGCCAATTTGAGTTGCAACTGGCGGAAACATTGAATCTTCTATTGAAACTGCAAAAAAAGGATTGCCAATAGCTTATGCAATTATAGGCGGCAATCCGCTTGCTTTCAAAAAAATAATTGAATTTTACAGAGCCGTTGGTCAACAATTTGGGCATAAAATTGATGATTTAAAGGTTGGTGCTCATTTTTGAGGATATGTAAACGAAAACAAACAAAAAGCACAAGATGATTACTTTTTTCCAACAAAACAATTAGTTGACAATGTTGCTAAAACCAGAAAATCTTGAAAAGAACTAGATAGAGATGCTTACAATAACATGATTTCAGACCAAGGAGCAATGATTGTTGGCGATGTTGAACTAGTGGCGGAAAAAATTATTAAAATAATTGAAGAATTACAATTAAATCGTTTTTTGCTTCACTTGCCAACTGGTTCAATGCCGCACGAGGATATAATGAACGCTATTAAAATATATGGTGAGCAGGTTGCGCCAATAGTTAGAAATCACTTTTTGAATAAGAAATAA
- a CDS encoding glycosyltransferase family protein, whose translation MDNLVLITKIFFWITFSVGICFFILYSFDWLNFFNSLRKKQNLSNYSPKKLRSFAIVIPARDESNVVKDLITSIQRQKYDGLIDIFLVADNCTDNRATYNVGKQLGVNVLERFNNINRGELCNSTRA comes from the coding sequence ATGGATAATCTAGTTTTAATCACTAAAATATTTTTTTGAATAACATTTTCAGTTGGGATTTGCTTCTTTATTTTATACTCATTTGATTGATTAAATTTCTTCAATTCTTTAAGAAAGAAACAAAATTTATCAAATTATTCTCCTAAGAAATTAAGATCTTTTGCGATTGTTATTCCTGCTAGAGATGAAAGTAATGTCGTTAAAGACCTTATTACTTCAATTCAAAGACAAAAATATGATGGTTTAATCGATATTTTTCTTGTTGCAGATAATTGCACAGATAATAGAGCTACATACAATGTTGGCAAACAACTTGGAGTTAATGTTCTTGAAAGATTCAATAATATAAACAGGGGGGAACTTTGCAATTCAACACGCGCTTAG
- a CDS encoding glycosyltransferase, producing the protein MQQTNFWDFNSLSHDIEFSQWLLINNIKTNYAENAIFYDEQPIVYKDSIKQRTRWSVGFNQVFKMYGSSVFSSLFKPKRSKFSAYSNYLMIFPAIITFLTNILLYLITSGLYLASFLLIENNGLEHVYSEFNLANTLIYILSTPLIILFTIWINLFLQGIFVVVKNKKRIKANKWQKFISILAYPTFMLTYIPISLKALFIKKISTKPIQRKAR; encoded by the coding sequence TTGCAACAAACTAATTTCTGAGATTTTAATAGTTTAAGCCACGACATAGAATTTTCGCAATGATTATTAATCAATAATATAAAAACAAATTACGCAGAAAATGCAATCTTTTATGATGAGCAGCCAATTGTTTATAAAGACTCAATTAAACAAAGAACACGATGATCTGTCGGCTTTAATCAAGTCTTTAAAATGTATGGCAGCAGTGTATTTAGTTCATTATTTAAACCAAAACGCAGTAAATTTTCTGCATATAGCAATTATTTAATGATTTTTCCTGCAATAATAACATTCTTAACTAACATCTTACTTTATCTTATAACATCAGGTTTATATTTAGCTAGCTTTTTGTTAATCGAAAACAATGGTCTAGAGCATGTATATTCTGAATTTAACTTAGCAAATACATTGATATATATTTTATCAACGCCATTAATTATTTTATTCACAATTTGAATCAACTTATTTTTACAAGGGATCTTTGTTGTTGTCAAAAATAAAAAGAGAATAAAAGCAAACAAATGGCAAAAATTTATTTCGATATTAGCTTACCCAACTTTTATGCTAACTTATATACCAATTTCACTAAAAGCATTATTCATTAAAAAAATTTCAACAAAGCCTATCCAAAGAAAAGCGCGATAG
- a CDS encoding ribulose-phosphate 3-epimerase, giving the protein MNRKNVTPSLLNVEYGKRAQMAQTLINEGIKWIHYDVMDGKFVPNLAIELEEIKQIKQSTTKHFMDAHLMVENPLTYIEDYKDVVDVITIHFEAINKKELLDFLKLKHHDYKIGLAIKPNTEVKEIEKFLPYLALVLVMSVEPGAGGQKFLPNALDKIKLLKDLRTNKQYTYLIQVDGGINETTGPQCFKAGADACVAGTFLIKEPTKARIDSILG; this is encoded by the coding sequence ATGAATAGAAAAAATGTTACTCCTTCTTTATTAAATGTTGAGTATGGGAAAAGAGCACAAATGGCACAAACATTGATTAATGAAGGGATTAAATGAATTCATTACGATGTTATGGATGGTAAATTTGTACCAAATTTAGCCATCGAACTTGAAGAAATAAAACAAATAAAGCAATCGACAACAAAACACTTTATGGATGCTCACTTAATGGTTGAAAATCCACTAACTTATATAGAAGATTACAAAGATGTTGTTGATGTTATTACAATTCATTTTGAAGCTATTAATAAAAAAGAACTATTGGATTTTCTTAAATTAAAACACCATGATTATAAAATAGGTTTAGCAATTAAACCGAATACCGAGGTTAAAGAAATTGAAAAATTCTTACCATATTTAGCTTTAGTTCTTGTTATGTCTGTTGAACCTGGAGCGGGCGGGCAAAAATTCTTGCCTAATGCTTTAGACAAAATAAAACTTTTAAAAGACTTAAGAACAAATAAACAATATACATATTTAATTCAAGTTGATGGCGGTATAAATGAAACAACTGGGCCTCAATGCTTTAAAGCGGGTGCGGATGCGTGCGTTGCTGGTACATTTTTAATTAAAGAACCAACAAAAGCAAGAATTGATTCGATTCTAGGTTAA
- the rsgA gene encoding ribosome small subunit-dependent GTPase A, whose translation MRGKIYSLTGGKYHIKDSQGNMHFLPAAGIFRHKNITPIVGDIVEFEPQKFISEIYERKNSFIRPKVANIDTIIVVMSVVEPDFQPYLVDKYLAFVESHDIEPLLFITKIDLALSNWKDIYKSMGYPVYEIDYKNGNLKQDLRCIFEGKVISLMGQSGVGKTTFINAVAGTNFETQEISKFANRGKHTTRIVQIIETLGGELIDTPGFSSLDINLEPIKLANSFKQFKELSKMCKFKSCLHVDEPESWCNVKLHLKDGTIPEFRYKNYLKMMKEAKNE comes from the coding sequence GTGAGAGGAAAAATTTATTCTTTAACTGGCGGTAAATACCATATTAAAGATTCGCAAGGCAATATGCATTTTTTGCCCGCTGCTGGAATTTTTAGACACAAAAATATAACACCAATTGTGGGAGATATTGTTGAATTTGAACCACAAAAATTTATTAGCGAAATATACGAGCGAAAAAATTCTTTTATTAGACCTAAAGTTGCTAATATTGACACAATTATTGTAGTTATGTCCGTTGTTGAACCAGATTTTCAACCTTACTTGGTTGATAAATATCTAGCATTTGTTGAATCACATGATATAGAACCGTTATTATTTATAACCAAAATTGACCTAGCACTTTCGAATTGAAAAGATATTTATAAATCAATGGGCTATCCTGTTTATGAAATTGATTATAAAAACGGGAATTTAAAACAAGATTTGCGTTGTATTTTTGAGGGAAAAGTTATATCTTTAATGGGGCAAAGTGGTGTTGGCAAAACAACATTTATAAATGCTGTTGCTGGCACAAATTTTGAAACTCAAGAGATTTCAAAATTTGCAAACCGTGGTAAACATACAACACGAATAGTTCAAATTATTGAAACATTAGGTGGAGAATTAATTGATACTCCAGGTTTTAGCTCACTTGACATAAATTTAGAACCAATTAAGCTTGCAAATTCATTCAAACAGTTTAAAGAATTGTCAAAAATGTGTAAATTTAAGTCATGTTTACATGTTGATGAGCCCGAATCTTGGTGTAATGTAAAATTGCATCTTAAAGACGGAACTATTCCTGAATTTAGATACAAAAATTATTTAAAAATGATGAAAGAGGCAAAAAATGAATAG
- a CDS encoding serine/threonine-protein kinase: protein MLPASTSKVYEKYKILSTLGNGGFSVVFKVQEINPPHEIFALKYFQIKENSDKENTIKRFKQEIEIYKKINSNMVAKFIDAYTDDEEQFLVMEYVEGDNLTQHIAKNGKLIPRTAIKYAMQIAEGLGELHNSKIIHRDVKSSNIIVTKDRNIKLIDFGLSLGDDSQRLTQDAKIIGSLYYLAPELCESGNTPTIQSDIYALGIMVYEMLTGQYPFKGANPEETIRKQKFAQMPDIMRYIDLQALANVIYKATNKKPEYRHQSMWEFREDIKTSGSPERYYEKPYNAKKATAKKNIQDVINSKTFLYSCLIFLLLLLIIGVILLVALI from the coding sequence ATGTTACCAGCAAGCACAAGTAAAGTATATGAAAAATACAAAATTTTAAGCACCTTAGGAAATGGTGGGTTTAGTGTAGTTTTTAAAGTCCAAGAAATAAACCCGCCTCATGAAATATTTGCGTTGAAATATTTTCAAATAAAAGAAAATAGCGACAAAGAAAATACAATAAAAAGATTCAAACAAGAGATTGAAATTTACAAGAAAATTAATTCAAATATGGTGGCTAAATTTATTGATGCATATACAGACGACGAAGAGCAATTTTTAGTCATGGAATATGTTGAAGGCGATAATTTAACTCAACATATTGCTAAAAACGGGAAATTAATACCAAGAACGGCTATAAAATATGCAATGCAAATTGCAGAAGGTTTGGGTGAATTACACAATAGTAAAATTATTCATAGAGATGTTAAAAGTAGCAACATTATTGTTACAAAAGATAGAAACATAAAATTAATTGACTTTGGCTTATCCTTGGGAGACGACTCACAAAGACTAACCCAAGATGCCAAAATAATAGGTTCTTTATACTATTTAGCGCCCGAATTGTGCGAATCAGGTAATACGCCCACAATCCAATCTGATATTTATGCACTTGGAATAATGGTTTATGAGATGCTAACTGGGCAATATCCTTTTAAGGGTGCAAATCCTGAGGAAACAATTCGCAAACAAAAATTTGCTCAAATGCCTGATATCATGAGATACATTGATTTGCAAGCACTAGCCAATGTTATTTATAAAGCAACCAATAAAAAACCAGAATACAGACACCAATCAATGTGAGAATTTAGAGAAGACATCAAAACATCAGGTTCGCCTGAGCGTTATTATGAAAAGCCATATAATGCAAAAAAAGCAACGGCTAAGAAAAATATTCAAGATGTTATAAATTCAAAAACATTCTTATATTCTTGTTTAATATTTTTATTATTATTGTTGATTATTGGTGTAATTTTACTAGTTGCATTGATTTAG
- a CDS encoding PP2C family protein-serine/threonine phosphatase, producing MNNLAELSVVGNVRMENEDRAAALNKNTTSMLIICDGMGGHYGGSYASSITVNTLKNAFNSQIPLKNDSIEEYANWFKQNIDKARAEMKKLGEHDEAQLDMGTTVAAAIFDTEKKFFYVFNIGDSRTYILTVNGDLVQISIDHNLLNRLIREEGMPEAKAKKIKHNTALTSALGPQKKTKIEVFDISNDIDKIYSVLCTSDGVHGFVDKPSIELTLKREKNAQKTAEELVKLALENRSTDNASVAYSIINSPKWSK from the coding sequence ATGAATAATCTTGCGGAATTAAGTGTAGTTGGCAATGTTCGAATGGAAAATGAAGATCGTGCAGCTGCATTAAATAAAAATACAACATCAATGCTTATAATTTGCGATGGTATGGGTGGGCATTATGGTGGTTCTTATGCTTCTTCAATAACAGTGAATACATTGAAAAATGCATTCAATTCGCAAATTCCGTTGAAAAATGATTCAATTGAGGAATATGCTAATTGGTTTAAGCAAAATATTGATAAAGCGCGTGCCGAAATGAAAAAATTAGGTGAGCACGATGAAGCACAACTTGATATGGGAACAACTGTCGCTGCTGCAATATTTGACACAGAGAAAAAATTCTTTTATGTTTTTAATATTGGTGATTCACGTACTTATATTTTGACAGTAAATGGTGATTTAGTTCAAATAAGTATTGACCATAACTTGCTAAATCGATTGATAAGAGAAGAGGGAATGCCTGAAGCTAAGGCAAAAAAAATAAAGCATAATACAGCTTTAACTTCTGCACTAGGCCCTCAAAAGAAAACAAAAATTGAAGTTTTTGATATCAGTAATGATATTGACAAAATTTATAGTGTTTTATGCACTAGTGACGGAGTTCATGGCTTTGTTGATAAACCTTCAATTGAATTAACCCTAAAAAGAGAAAAAAATGCGCAAAAAACTGCAGAAGAACTTGTTAAATTAGCCCTAGAAAATCGCTCAACAGATAATGCCTCTGTTGCCTATTCAATAATAAATTCACCAAAATGGAGTAAATAA
- the gmk gene encoding guanylate kinase, whose translation MKKNAKNAIIIFVGPSGVGKGTIEQILFKNELLKLKLSISATTRQPRSGEVNGQHYFFISKEEFTSKINNNELIEYNFHFDNYYGTLFTEIDRIHNEGYVPFLEIETKGAKKILENSSISKKYNIITVFILPPTFEELEQRIIGRNTETEESITKRMIKANEELAEQDIFKYKVINDEPHRAATEITELLMKELYE comes from the coding sequence ATGAAAAAGAATGCTAAAAATGCTATTATTATTTTTGTTGGACCTAGTGGAGTAGGGAAAGGGACTATTGAACAAATACTATTCAAAAATGAACTTTTAAAACTTAAGCTCTCAATATCAGCAACTACAAGACAACCACGTTCTGGCGAAGTAAATGGTCAGCATTATTTTTTCATTTCAAAAGAGGAATTTACTTCAAAAATTAATAATAATGAACTTATTGAATACAATTTCCATTTTGATAATTACTATGGAACATTATTCACTGAAATTGATCGTATTCACAATGAGGGTTATGTGCCATTTTTAGAAATTGAAACAAAAGGTGCGAAAAAAATTCTTGAAAATAGCTCAATTTCAAAGAAATACAACATAATTACAGTGTTTATTCTGCCGCCAACATTCGAGGAACTAGAACAAAGAATTATTGGCAGAAACACTGAAACCGAAGAGTCAATCACTAAGCGAATGATTAAAGCTAATGAAGAACTTGCAGAGCAAGATATTTTTAAATATAAAGTTATTAATGATGAACCTCATCGTGCGGCAACTGAAATTACTGAATTATTAATGAAAGAGTTATATGAATAA
- the secG gene encoding preprotein translocase subunit SecG has translation MLTLIVSIIILVVAVIIIIVSLIMSPDSNGFSGALVGSSDLQLFKTSKERGTKKFLKRAMLSLGVGLIILALLLKIFVK, from the coding sequence ATGCTAACACTAATTGTTTCTATAATAATCCTTGTGGTCGCAGTAATAATTATTATTGTGTCATTAATAATGTCTCCTGATTCAAATGGTTTTTCGGGAGCACTTGTAGGGTCAAGTGACTTACAACTTTTTAAAACTTCAAAGGAAAGGGGCACAAAAAAATTCTTAAAACGAGCAATGTTATCTCTTGGTGTGGGATTGATAATTCTTGCTCTTTTACTGAAAATATTTGTTAAATAA
- the rnr gene encoding ribonuclease R, whose amino-acid sequence MTLIEKIHDYVKAKPNCNFLSIAKGLQIPFNKNHELTSSINKMLDENLLVKTRDQTFVAVVFECEIEGQIRFAQDGKFGFINIQTEDEEEKISYFVPSNNFNNSLSGDIVKAAVYKQLDGSEKTFASVLAVTERNATKISGVLELHNSYLSFKPLKKEFAGHKFIINEFKQDARINDVVIAKIKSIKDKIIEIDIIEKVSNVEDPLCYVKTLLSERELPKGFEKNVLDEANKIPDKVQTKDLKNRVDFRNDLVVTIDGEYTKDFDDAINVKKIDNKFYELAVHIADVSYYVQENSEIDKEALKRGTSTYLANQVIPMLPEKLSNGICSLNPNEDRLTMSIIIKIDNYGQTVDAKLVPGIINSKYRLTYNRVNEFIQNNKKFDNNELNKMLSLCYELTQKLRKVKNEEGYIDFEIEEPKIIFDKDNNIVDVVCDKSGESEKMIEDFMVRANEETAKILSKHKIPILYRVHESPSEEKLNYFKNVMNVLNIKVDIDSNNISPKSFQNTIEKIKQQRFDSFLQIMFLRAMSKAIYDPNNIGHFGLASEFYCHFTSPIRRYPDLMVHRAIRDVLFNNDRTKIEHLNKILPVIAKQNSDSETSAMQVERDTNDLLYASYFRDKIGQSFNCQIVSVVKFGVFVEFDNKTNALVHVSTMSDDNYQANFELTELVGEKTKNKYRLGDKVSVVITKTDPINGKVDACFVKNYADYYSNIKKRFNNDKKGRFFK is encoded by the coding sequence ATGACACTAATTGAAAAAATTCACGACTATGTTAAAGCCAAACCAAATTGTAATTTTTTGTCAATAGCAAAAGGATTACAAATACCTTTCAATAAAAATCATGAATTAACTTCATCAATTAATAAAATGTTAGATGAAAACTTACTTGTCAAAACTAGAGATCAAACATTTGTTGCAGTCGTTTTTGAATGCGAAATTGAGGGGCAAATTCGCTTTGCACAAGATGGCAAATTCGGATTTATAAACATTCAAACAGAGGATGAAGAAGAAAAAATATCATATTTTGTTCCTTCAAATAATTTTAATAATTCACTTTCTGGAGATATTGTCAAAGCTGCAGTTTATAAACAATTAGATGGTTCTGAAAAGACATTTGCCTCAGTTTTGGCAGTTACAGAAAGAAATGCTACTAAAATTTCAGGTGTTTTAGAGTTGCATAACTCATATTTATCATTTAAACCCCTTAAAAAAGAATTTGCTGGACATAAATTTATTATTAATGAATTCAAACAAGACGCAAGAATTAATGATGTAGTAATAGCCAAAATAAAATCAATAAAAGACAAAATTATTGAAATTGATATTATTGAAAAAGTGTCAAATGTTGAAGATCCACTTTGTTATGTTAAAACATTACTTTCTGAACGTGAATTACCAAAAGGCTTTGAAAAAAATGTTTTAGATGAAGCAAATAAAATTCCTGACAAAGTCCAAACTAAAGATTTAAAAAATAGAGTAGATTTTAGAAATGATTTAGTTGTTACCATCGATGGTGAATATACCAAGGATTTTGATGATGCAATTAACGTCAAAAAAATAGACAATAAATTTTATGAACTTGCTGTTCACATTGCAGATGTTAGTTACTACGTTCAAGAAAATAGTGAAATTGATAAAGAGGCTTTAAAAAGAGGGACTTCAACATACCTAGCAAACCAAGTTATCCCAATGCTACCCGAAAAACTTTCAAATGGAATATGTTCTCTAAACCCAAATGAAGATCGATTAACAATGAGTATAATTATAAAAATTGATAATTACGGACAAACTGTTGATGCAAAATTAGTTCCTGGAATTATCAATTCAAAATACCGCTTAACTTATAACAGAGTTAACGAATTCATTCAAAATAATAAGAAATTCGACAATAATGAATTAAATAAAATGCTTTCTTTATGTTACGAATTAACTCAAAAATTACGTAAAGTAAAAAATGAAGAAGGCTATATTGATTTTGAAATTGAAGAACCAAAAATAATATTTGACAAAGACAATAATATCGTTGATGTTGTCTGTGATAAATCTGGTGAAAGTGAAAAAATGATCGAAGATTTCATGGTCAGAGCCAATGAAGAAACAGCTAAAATTTTATCAAAACACAAAATACCAATTTTGTATCGTGTTCATGAATCACCTAGTGAAGAGAAATTAAATTATTTTAAAAATGTAATGAATGTTTTAAATATAAAAGTTGACATAGATTCAAACAATATTTCGCCAAAATCATTTCAAAATACAATTGAAAAAATAAAACAACAACGTTTTGATAGCTTTCTACAAATAATGTTTTTAAGAGCAATGTCGAAAGCAATTTATGACCCAAACAATATTGGTCACTTTGGTTTAGCCTCGGAATTTTATTGCCATTTTACAAGCCCTATACGTAGATATCCTGACTTAATGGTACACAGAGCAATAAGAGACGTTTTATTCAATAATGATCGCACAAAGATTGAACATTTAAATAAAATTCTTCCTGTTATTGCTAAACAAAATAGCGACTCAGAAACAAGTGCTATGCAGGTGGAACGAGACACAAATGATTTGCTTTACGCATCATATTTTAGAGATAAAATTGGCCAAAGTTTCAATTGTCAAATAGTTAGTGTTGTTAAATTTGGTGTTTTTGTTGAATTTGACAACAAAACCAATGCCCTAGTTCATGTTTCAACAATGAGTGATGACAATTATCAAGCCAACTTTGAGTTAACTGAATTAGTTGGTGAAAAAACCAAAAATAAATATCGTTTAGGCGATAAAGTATCAGTTGTAATCACTAAGACTGACCCAATAAATGGTAAAGTTGATGCATGTTTCGTTAAAAACTACGCTGATTATTATTCAAATATTAAAAAGAGATTTAATAATGACAAAAAAGGCAGATTTTTCAAATAG
- a CDS encoding tRNA1(Val) (adenine(37)-N6)-methyltransferase, with the protein MTKKADFSNRNIVKNSLGFDSNLYIYQDKDMFNYSVDTILLGNFVFLNKKITHILEIGTNNGALSIFIADRNPKINIDAIEIQQKAATLARHNVEINSKEKQINVICEDFNNFYVNHAKQSLKKYQSIVVNPPFYTVESTKIGKKITEEMKIATFEVTLNLEQIFIGCSKIIEQKGYLTMVVPVERMVDCFEYSRKYNFEPKRIQFIIPRVNDKPKLVLIEYRYQAGWGVHFLPNLYLHSLEDKNNHDYLPEIKELYKPIKV; encoded by the coding sequence ATGACAAAAAAGGCAGATTTTTCAAATAGAAATATTGTTAAAAATTCTTTAGGATTTGATTCAAATTTATATATTTATCAAGACAAAGATATGTTTAACTATTCTGTTGACACTATTTTGCTTGGCAATTTTGTGTTTTTAAATAAAAAAATTACACACATATTAGAAATTGGCACTAATAATGGGGCGTTGTCTATATTCATTGCTGACAGAAACCCGAAAATTAACATAGATGCAATAGAAATTCAACAAAAAGCAGCAACACTAGCACGGCATAATGTTGAAATAAATAGTAAAGAAAAACAGATAAATGTAATTTGCGAGGATTTCAATAATTTTTATGTAAATCACGCTAAGCAATCTTTAAAAAAATATCAAAGTATTGTTGTTAATCCCCCTTTTTACACGGTTGAAAGTACAAAAATTGGTAAAAAAATTACCGAGGAAATGAAGATTGCAACTTTTGAAGTTACCCTAAATTTAGAGCAAATATTTATTGGTTGTTCTAAAATCATTGAACAAAAGGGTTATTTGACAATGGTTGTGCCAGTTGAGCGAATGGTTGATTGTTTTGAATACTCACGTAAATACAATTTTGAGCCAAAAAGAATTCAATTTATAATACCAAGAGTAAATGACAAGCCTAAACTTGTCTTAATTGAATATAGATATCAAGCAGGTTGAGGAGTTCACTTTTTACCAAATCTATATTTACACTCTCTTGAAGATAAAAATAATCACGATTATTTGCCAGAAATTAAAGAATTATATAAGCCAATAAAAGTTTAG